The Peromyscus maniculatus bairdii isolate BWxNUB_F1_BW_parent chromosome 6, HU_Pman_BW_mat_3.1, whole genome shotgun sequence genomic interval ctgtaggtttcttgGAGACAACAGTTAGATCTTATTGTTTGCTTCTTGTTGGTTGGTCTGAGTCTTCTTGATCTTCCTGTATGATTATGGTTAGGGGGGACTTGctgtttcctgtgtttttgttggtTGTGCTTCTGGCAGAGGAGATTATTGTTAATTCACTTCCCCTCTGTTGGTGTTAGGAGTTTGAAGGCtttctgtgttgtgtgtggttGTTTTCTCCAGGTTCTCTCTTCTGTTCATCTGTTCCTTTCATGAAATATATACTTTTCTGCATTCTCCTGAATAaaactgtctttctttttttttctcgcAAATTAAGAATTTTCTTCAATTCTGACTATGCTTTCTTGAATCGTCTTGTGATTGTGTTGAAATATTCTTATTTCACTTTCAATATTGAGATAATAATTCTGAAGATAGCAATCTTGGTTGACAGTTATTTACTTTCAATATTTGAATCATCTCATTCCATGCTTTCCTGACTTTTAGGCTTGATAATAAAAGACCTGGAATCGTTCTGATATTTCTGCCCTTGTATGTGAGTTGGTCTACAGCTCTCATCattgtttctttctattttcgACATCCTGACTAGGATATGTTATGGAGAAATTTTTCTCTAATAATATCTATTTGGGGTTCTACATGCCTCTTTCATTTAGATAAACATTTCTTTCTCTAGTTTTGACAAAtttgtgcctataatcccattgAATAAATTGCCAGAGCCTTGAGACTTCATTTTAGCTCCTTCTTCTACCCTGTAGATTCTCGTTTggcctttgaaaaatatttcagagTTCTTGGAAGTTATTTTCACATCCACTAACTTCTTTGCTTTATATGTATCTACATGCATTATTGTCCTGACCTTATCTTCCATCCCTGAAATTCATTACTCTGCTTGGTCTTGTCTATAGATGATACCtcttgtggtttttatttgcttgattctttctttttttttataaatatttttattttaaaattaatttaattttacatatcagccacgaattctcctgtcctctctcctcccacccctcagacttcccccccaacccacccccattcccacctcctccaaggcaaggtctctggggagtcagcccagcctggtagattcagttgagtcaggtccagtcccctcctccctgcaccaaggctgagcaaagtgtctcagcataggccctaggttctaaaaagccagctcatgcaccaaggacaggtccaggttctactgccaggggacctCCTAAACACACCACCTCCCAGCGCTTGATTCTTTCATTTCCaaatttgtttggttgtttttaagCACCTCAGTTTCCTTGCTAAATTTCCTTTCCATGCTTTTAACTGTTTCCTCCACATTGTTATTTTGTTTAGTAATTTTCTGTCTAGGTCCTGAATTATTTTTGTAACTTTATTGTCTAGTCCCCAATTTGATTTTCTTACTTCATTCATCTGCTTATGGAGTTCTTGATATGGACATTGATCTACACTCTAAAGTATTTTCTGGCGGTTCAATTATCTCAttatttttgctttcctttgttgAGAGGTTGTCTGTTTGTGAGTCACAGTGGAATGCCACTTGGCGATTTTTGTGTTCCTTTGTTGGTTTTGCACTTGAGACTTCAAACATCACTGTACATATGATGGGTACTTTGGTCTTACTTAAGCTAATGGCTAGCAGGGCTCCTGCCTGATGTCTCATGATAGGATCTACCTGATGGGAACCACTGATAAGGGCTAACACAAGCACTGATCTGGTTCGGTGGGAATTTTAAGAGTATGTTGCGATGGACAGATTGCAAGTTACTTGGAGATAGAGAATAGGCAAGAGCAGCTTGGCTCTTGAAATTGTTCAGATGAAAAGGGTCCTCATCTTGAGCTTAGGGGATATTGATATACACAGGAAGGATTTAATCCTGTTATTATTACTCAGAAGAGAAGATTCCTAAAGAGGTGAGTATTGGGGCTGGCTGAGTGGGGCTGTAAAGGCTTCCGAATGCTCTTCAGCCGAGATTGAGTTCGAATGTCTGTGGACACTTTAAAGAAGATGTCTTTGGCATACCCTCATGCCTGTAGTAAAAATAGCTTTATGTAACTTGAGACACCCTGCCAATGTGCTATGACTAAATGGCTAAAGGCAAGCAATTGAGGTGTTAGAGGCCAGGAAGGAGAGTTAGAGGCTCCAGGGAGAGGAGTGCCAGGGGTCATCACGTGAATGTTGGCAGCAAGCGCCTCAGAAGTGTCACGGAGGCAGGGTACAGTagtggagcggggggggggggggggggggacgagacacacacacacacacacacacacacacacacacacacacgacacggGACGGGACCGGGACAACACAGCTGTGGTGCCTTCTGACCAGTCTTTGTCTCTCCTACTTGGCACTTTTCATTCCACACTTAACTGTTAGTTCAGTCCTTACCTGCTTTAATGACCCTGTCGTTTTCTCTTCTAAGACTCATCCAGAGGCTGCCTACTCTCCCTACTTTGTCCAATGTTCTGTCGTTTTACTAAAGTCTTCTCAAGGTATGCTACGAAACTCtcagaaagcatgaggaccatcTTTAGGTGAAAAGCCAGGAAGGAGAGTCTGGTGCTATTTACCAGGATCCAGGTGGAGGCTCCAAACATACTAGGCGTATTTCCAGTTCCTCTCCTCTCATGAGGAGTTAGGCTGTAGTGAGAAGCATAGAGCTGTGCTCTGCGCTGGGCTAAGAGTGGAGGCTGTGTGACTAGTACAAGATGCTATTGAATTAAGATAGATAAACCACCCCCACCAGCCAGACTTTTACTGAATAAAAGTCTCTATTCAGTAATGTTGTGTACTGAGTTTGTTTTCGTGCTTTTTCAGAGGCTGTTGAATGTGATGcgagacagaaaagaaacagcTAAAGTAAGTACAGGGTCACAAGCTTTTCAGAATTTATTCTATATTATTGTGCATATTCACAGATCCAGCTACAGTACTAGGCACAGTACTAGGAGTGAAGTCAAAGTTGCTATACTAATGACAGTCCCCTCTGGGATGGGGAGAGGCTCTGATATCTAAGGGAGGGATTGAGCTCCTTGGGGTGGATGCTGGCCCATAAACGTCCTGTTTCCCAGTTTGTCATAGGTATGAAGAAGGTCAGGGCCAGACAGATTCATGGATGAGTGGGTCAGCCAGGGGCCTGAAAGAAGTGTGGTGGATGGTTCTCCTCCCTTATGTGGGATGGTTGGAGAGTCTCTGGGCACTGGGGTGGTTGCTCTGGTTTGGGCATCACTGCACTTCCtggttctgcttctgtttccctgtAGCGAGCAAGTTGTCTCCTTTCACTGGTAGGATTGTCCGAGTCTCTTGGACTTGGCCAGTGCTTGCTATGACTTGCTCTGTCTGCTTCTCCTGCTCTGTCAGGTGCTCTGGGGGTTGTTCATTCTTCCGTTCGAGCTGCTCATCTTTCCTTACTAGGTCTTGATCTAGTCTCTGGTCCAAGagttccttctccttttctagcTGTGGGTCGTCCAGCTGCTGCTCCCTTGGGGCTTTCTCTTGCTTGAGTGACTGACCTAGATTTTGTGTTCCTTGATATCCGTCATGCtctgtctcctgctgctgctgctgctttcctaGGTGCAGTTCTGGCTCGTGCTTCTGTTTCTGGTCCTGTCCCAGGTTCAGTTCAGACTCCTGGGACTCCTGATGCTGCTGTTTTCCCAGGTGCAATTCTGGCTCCTGGTTCTCTTTGTGCTGCTGTTTCCCCACGTGCATTTCTGGCTCCGGTGGCTCCTGACCCCGCTGCTTTCCCAGGTGAAGTTCTGGTTCACAGAGCTTCTGTTTCTGATGCTGTCGCAGATGCAGCTCCTGTGCCTCCTGTTGCTGCTGGTGCTGCCCCAGCTGCAGCTCCTGCTCTTGTGGCTCCTGTTGCTGCTGCTTCGGTCCCAGGGGCAGCTCCTGCTCCCGTGGCTCCTGGTGCCTCTGTCCCTGGTGCGGTTCCTGCTCCTGCGGTTCGGGCTGCTTCTCTCCCGGAGTCAGTTCCTGATCATCAGCAGTTTTCTGCTGCTGACCCAGGTGAAGTTCTGGAtcctgctgcttctccttctgGTGCTGTCTCAGACTTAGTTCCTGGGGTCTCAGTgtgccttgctgctgctgctgtcccagGCACAGCCCCTGTCCCTGTGGTTCCACATGCAATTCTTGCTCCTGTGGCTCTTGCTGATGCTGTCCCAGATGCAgctcctgtggctcctgtggTGGCAGCTGCTTCTCCAGATGCAGTTCCTGCTCCTGCAGCTCCTGCTGTGGCTTTTTCACAGATAGCTGCTGCTCTTGTGgtccctgctgctcctgctcctgctgctgctgctgctgctcacaccCTTGATCAGGCAGCCCCTCCACGGGGGTCATGCCTTTCTCCTCTTGTTTGGAGGAACCCTTCTCTTCGGTCTCAGAGAACACCTTCTGGCATTGTTCAGATTGTGAAGTTGGCTGCTTCATTTGTACCTGCTGAGTGTGAGCTTGGGGACACACAGTCTTGAGAGATTCCTGAACCGCAGCTGGGGCAGTCACTGGCAGTGTGTGCTGCTGGGACATCTCGGAAGCTTCTGTAGGCCAAGCTGAAAAACAGAAGAGTCAGGGGTTGGGCCGAAGGCAAAGGAATTAGATAAATCCCTGAATATACATACAGGATATACATAGTGTCCCTGGTTCTTGGCATCCTTACTCCTGATTAGGGCATTTTCCAACTTCCAAAAGCTGTGATTCCCGAAAGCAAGAGAGAGTGAAGGGTGAGAATGGTGAGGGCACAGAAAAGCTCCCCAAGAGCTCAACAGAGGGCTCTTTCTCCAAAGAGGTTCTGCCAGAATGGGCTGGCTGTTAATTAACTTGCTTTTGTCTAGTCTTTTCCTGGGTCCTGGGAagatgagttctgggattatgtcACAATGTGAAGGAAACCTTTGAAAAAGAAAGATCTCACAGAGGACCCCAGAGCTCTAGAAAGCTGAGTGTCTGTGCCGTGGAGGGGCACTGGAAAGCCACTGCAACAGCCTTGGACTGGAGTCATCCAGCACGTCCCAGACCCGACTCCCACCAAAACACTGTGGATTTCTGGGCAACTCACTTAGTCTCTCTgggtttcagattttttttttctctgaaaaattaGCAAGTTGGACTGTTCAGGCTGAGAGCTCCTTTTTGCCTTGATCTTCTGAAAGCAAGCTGTAGCCCCAGGGCCAGGGGTGAGGAGTGAGGGGTGGCTGGGGTGTTAGCAAGAATCAGAACTTGTTACGACAAGTCTTGTACTTGTAATGGGATTTTCAGGCCCCTGTCCTGCCTGGGTTTCTCCACATAGAAAGTACTACAGAGTGTTTTCCTCTGCATACTACCCCACCCCTTGAAGGATAAGTAGTCTAGCTGAGTCTCATAACAATATCTAGCCTCATAACAATATCTAGCCCCATAACAATATCTACCCCCAGCTGGAGTAGACGCCCCTAGCCATGTCCTGGTCTACTGGGAGTCTGCAGCCATGACTAAGGTCCCAGCAGCTAACACTTACCAGACTCACAGAGGGGAGAAGGCCTAAGCTTCCAGTGGAGTGTTGATCTGAGCAGAGACCAGGGCCCTTTATATTCCTGCCTAGCCTAGTTCCCAGGTTGGAGGTGGTGGACTGGTTTCACCACACCAGTTGGTCAATTTGCTCCAGCTCCTTTCTGACTCACCTGATATCTTAGGCGGCAAACCCCCCTGGGGCTCCTTTTTTTCCAGCTCCTGCCTGATCATGGGAGTGTGAAGGCTCAGCCACTCCTGGTTGAGATCACCTGACCTGGGcacaggaggggagaagggggtgAGAAGGGTATCCTACTTTGTAACCTCAGCCAAGCTTACCTTTCCATCTCAATGGGTTTGGCCTGATTTTTAGATTTGGAGGATTCATTTCCAAGGGCATGGAATGAGGAACTTTGTGTTTTGGGGATAGCCAGGCCAAGATCTATGGAAGGACAGGATAAGGAATCACTTCTGATGGGGAATGTGGTGGGCATTCTCCTGGGCTAGGAGCCCATCTGTACTCAGCATCTGTGTCAGCATACATCATATTTCCCTTCTGTAAGGACGTATGCCTTGTCTTGGGGAAGGTAAAGTAGATAGAGTAGGGGGCTTCCACTGCCCCTCCCTCTGTGTGCCAGGGGCTTCAGCCCCCACATCATACTCAAAGCCATATTTATAGAAGTTCCTAAGGATGCCATACTCCTAAAAGCTTCTGGTTCACTCCAGGCAAGGAAACAGGAATTAATTGAAACCAGATACAGTGTATGCATTGCATCTCATGATGATAATCAGTGCTTTCTGTAATTAGTTTTGGAATGCACACCATACAAACTCACAACCAAATTAAAATTACCCATTGCCATCTCAGAacatagtctttctttctttttctttttcttttttttttccaggggggGGCGGGCGGCGaattctagacagggtttctctgtgtagccctggctgtcctggaatttactctgtagaccaagctagccttgaactcagagatacacctgcctctgcctcctgaattctagaATTAAAAccatgtgccatcacatctggcttcaGAACGTTTTCTAAAAATAGACTAGAAAACATTTTAGAGTGGGTGTTTAAGCATGCCCCTGTCCCGGTGCTCATGGTGGCCCAGCCCACATCTGATAAAATTCAGATTCACTGCTATAATCAAAAGGCCCTGGCTCACTTGACTTCAGTCTTTCTCTGAGACTTTGACACATGCTACCTTCTCTCTGACAGGTATGCTGCAGTCTTACTCCAGGTCCTCAGTCCCTAGGGCACATCCAAAGTCCTTCACCTCATGCCTGGGCACCCGCTCTCCCTCTGCCAACAGGCCCCATTCCAGGGCTCTGACATATACTCGAGCTTTGATGAAAATGTTGGGGTCTGACTAAGACCCCCCTCTTACTACCCTAGCTATTGAATTGTCTCCTGCTTTAATCAACTTAACAAAAATTTAGGTAGTTTATTTGCACTTATTCAATCTTTATTATTATCTGCCTTTTCCACTGAAAAGCAAGTTATATAAGAACAGAAGCACATCTGGTGTGCTTTCCACTGTTCCAAGAACCTGTCAAAGTCTCCTCAAGACACTATCAATACTAACTGAAGGAATGAATGACAGCAAATCTCACACCTAGATATAAGTAATTTCTAATTTAAATGTTAATCcatctccgtgtgtgtgtgtgtgtgtgtgtgtgtgtgtgtgtgtgtgtgtgtgtgtgtgtgtgccaggaagATAAGGCTGAATTGTGGCTTATCTTTATCTTCAATACTCAGTTAATAGCTCATTTTATGGAGTTCATTCATTAACACTCTCCTATTATGacttaataaaataagaaatagtaAAATGATATAAAGATAAATCCGTATTTCTGATTAATTTTGAGAGGTATTCCAGTTCCCCATGGTTATCCTGATGAACATCTTATCTTAGTCTTAAGCATATCTGTTTACAATGCTAAATTCCCCGTGTCCCTGGCTCTCAGTCTTTAAACAGATAGAGGATTTACAAGATCCTTCTGTCCTCTAGAATATGTTTGCCCAGGCCTGCCCTATTCCCAGAGCCACACAGGATCTCACACTGCTCCCCTGTAGAGCCTGAACTGTGCTATTTTCTACAGCAAAGGAAGCACTCCCTGACCCCACCAGAACTAGCCAAGCACCCTCACATGGCCACTAGTG includes:
- the Ivl gene encoding involucrin, with amino-acid sequence MSQQHTLPVTAPAAVQESLKTVCPQAHTQQVQMKQPTSQSEQCQKVFSETEEKGSSKQEEKGMTPVEGLPDQGCEQQQQQQEQEQQGPQEQQLSVKKPQQELQEQELHLEKQLPPQEPQELHLGQHQQEPQEQELHVEPQGQGLCLGQQQQQGTLRPQELSLRQHQKEKQQDPELHLGQQQKTADDQELTPGEKQPEPQEQEPHQGQRHQEPREQELPLGPKQQQQEPQEQELQLGQHQQQQEAQELHLRQHQKQKLCEPELHLGKQRGQEPPEPEMHVGKQQHKENQEPELHLGKQQHQESQESELNLGQDQKQKHEPELHLGKQQQQQETEHDGYQGTQNLGQSLKQEKAPREQQLDDPQLEKEKELLDQRLDQDLVRKDEQLERKNEQPPEHLTEQEKQTEQVIASTGQVQETRTILPVKGDNLLATGKQKQNQEVQ